Sequence from the Candidatus Hepatoplasma crinochetorum Av genome:
CAAACTGAAACCGATTCCTCTTTTGAAATTAATTTCTCTTTTAAAAGCAGTTCTTTTAATTTTTCTGTAAATCCTTCCATTGGTGTTGAATTAATATCTTTTAAAGCTGAAATTACAAGTGTATAACCTAATGCAATATAAGCTTGTCTTTTAGATCATTCTGTAATATCATCTACTAAAACATTTAAATTTTTTCCTGTTCTTAATGATTTTATTTCCGCTTCGACAATTTCATTTATCTTTTCAGGAGAAGATTTAATTGAAAATTCTTCCATATAAGCTTTGCTTTTTGCTTTTATAATTTTTTGAAGTTCTTGATGATTTTTTTGATCGCGAAATCATTCTTTATTTTTAGTAATAAAAATAAGAGCGTCAGAACTATCTAAAAATTTTTGCTTATTTCCTTCCATAAAACCATCAACAATTTTTTTCTTAACATCTAATGATCTTACAGATAAAAGTCTTCAATGTTCAATTCCCATTGAAGTAGGAGCACTATTTATAAAATTAAAAATATACTTTAATGTTTCTTTTGCTATTTTTTTATTAGGATTATATTCCTTTGTAGCTTTACGTTTTTTTATTTGTGTTAATAAATCCATAATTATCCTTATTGATAATACTTTACATTAAAAAAACTAAAATAGTTTTAGTTTTTTTAATTTTTGGAAATCTAAACTAATTTAGTTTTCCTCTTTTACATCAATAACTTCTTCTTCGCTTTCTTTTGAATCTTTTTGATCATTTTCTGTTTGATTATTAGCATCATTATTTTGGTTATTTAAATTCATATCTTGCATATTTTTAAATTGTGCTGCAAGCTGGCGAATTTGATCTAATTTCATTTTAAGTTCACTAATATTTTTTTCTTCAATTAATTTTTTAAATTCATCTAATTGTTTATTAGATTCTTCTTTTTGTTGATCTGTAAATTGTTTGCTTTTTTCTGGATCATTAAGACTTTTCTCTAATTCGTTTACTAATGTTTGTGCTTCATTTATTGTTTCAATTTCTTCTTTTAATTTTTGATCTTTTTCGCGATTAATTTCTGCTTCTTTAATCATTTGATCAATTTCTTTTTCAGAAAGAGAACCACTATTTGAAATAGTAATTGATTGTTCTTTATTTGTTTTTTTATCTTTTGCTTTTACAGAAACAATCCCGTTTGCATCAATTGAGAAAGTAACTTCAATTTGCGGAATTCCTCTTGGAGCTGGTTCAATTCCTGATAATGTAAATCTTCCAAGAGATTTATTATCAAAAGACATTGATCTTTCTCCTTGTAAAATATTAATATCAACTTGGGGTTGATTATCATCTGCTGTTGAAAAAATTTGAGATTTTGAAGTTGGAATTGTTGTATTACGATCAATTAATTTTGTCATTACCCCACCAAGAGTTTCAATCCCTAATGAAAGTGGAGTAACATCCAATAATAAAACATCTTTTACATTTCCTGATAATACTCCAGCTTGAATAGAAGCTCCAATAGCTACAACTTCATCAGGATTAATTGATGTATTTGCTTTTTTATTTGTTTCTTTTTCAACAAGAGCTTTTACAGCAGGAATTCTTGTAGAACCACCAACCATTAATACTTCATCAATTTCACTTATATTTAATTTAGAATCTTTAATTGCTTTTCTTAAAGGTTCTAATGTTTTTTGTAATAAATGATCTGACATTTTTTCAAATTGAGCACGTGTGATTTTTGATTCATAATGAATTGGTCCAGAATCACTTGAAGAAATAAATGGTAATGAAATATTTGTTTCTAATACTCCAGAAAGATCTTTTTTTGCTTTTTCTGCTGCATCTTTTAATCTTTGCATTGCCATTTTATCTGATTTTAAATCAATTCCATAACTTTTTCTAAAATCATCTAAAATAAAATCAACAATAACTTTATCAAAATCATCTCCCCCTAAACGATTATTTCCAGCAGTAGATAAAACTTCAAAAGTTCCATCAGATAATTCAAGAATAGAAACATCAAAAGTCCCTCCCCCTAAATCATAAACAAGAATTTTTTCTGATTTTCCTTTTTTATCAAGTCCATAAGCAAGAGCTGCTGCTGTTGGTTCATTAATGATTCTTTCAACATTTAAACCAGCAATTTTTCCAGCATTTTTTGTTGCTGTTCTTTCTGCATCGTTGAAATAGGCTGGAACAGTAATTACTGCTCTTGTAATTTTTTCTCCTAATTTTTTTTCTGCATATTCTTTCAAATATGAAAGAATCATTGCTGAAATTTGTTCAGGTTTATATTCTTTTCCGTTTACTTGAACTTTTTTTTCTGTTCCCATTAAACGTTTAATTGAAATTATTGTATTTGGATTTGTAATTGCTTGTCTTTTAGCTGCCTCACCAACAATTATTTGGTCACCTTTAAAAGCAACAATTGATGGTGTTGTACGATTTCCTTCAGGATTTTCTAATACATTTGTCTTTGCTCCATCCATAATAGCAACTACTGAATTTGTTGTTCCTAAATCAATTCCGATAATTTTTTTGCTCATATTTTATACCTTCTTTATTTGTTATTTTTTGATTCTTCATTATCAATTGATTTTTCAATTGATTTTTCTTCTGTTAATTCAATTCCTTTTGATACAACTACTGAAGCAGGACGAATTAAACGATCATTTAAAAGATAACCAATTTGATTTACTTCTAAAATATTATTTTTTGCAACTTGATCAGAGTATCTTGCATCTATCGCTTCATGATATTTAGCGTTATATTCATCACCTTTTTTTACTTCTATTTCTTTTACACCAATCCCTTCTAAAATTTGATTAAAATTATTTTTGATCATTTCAAATCCCTTTAATCAATTTTCAATTTCCGGAGAAATATTTTTTGCATTTAATGCTCTTTTAAACATATCAATTGTTGGAATTAATTCTTGTAAAAGAGAAATATTACTAAAAGAAATAATTTCTTTGCGTTCTCTTTCCAATCTTTTTTTCAAATTTTCCATTTCAGCTAGTAAGTTTAAATTTTTGAATTGAAGTTCTTCTAAACTTTTTTCTAATTCTTTAATTTTTCGTTCACTTTTAGCTGATTTCAATTCTTTCTCCTTCGCTCCAAAATTTTTATAGTGAGGAGTATTTTTTTCTGTTTTTATTGTTTTTTCAATTTCTTGTGTATTATCATTCATTTTTTGATTCATTTTAATCGTTTATATTTT
This genomic interval carries:
- a CDS encoding nucleotide exchange factor GrpE — translated: MNQKMNDNTQEIEKTIKTEKNTPHYKNFGAKEKELKSAKSERKIKELEKSLEELQFKNLNLLAEMENLKKRLERERKEIISFSNISLLQELIPTIDMFKRALNAKNISPEIENWLKGFEMIKNNFNQILEGIGVKEIEVKKGDEYNAKYHEAIDARYSDQVAKNNILEVNQIGYLLNDRLIRPASVVVSKGIELTEEKSIEKSIDNEESKNNK
- the dnaK gene encoding molecular chaperone DnaK, producing MSKKIIGIDLGTTNSVVAIMDGAKTNVLENPEGNRTTPSIVAFKGDQIIVGEAAKRQAITNPNTIISIKRLMGTEKKVQVNGKEYKPEQISAMILSYLKEYAEKKLGEKITRAVITVPAYFNDAERTATKNAGKIAGLNVERIINEPTAAALAYGLDKKGKSEKILVYDLGGGTFDVSILELSDGTFEVLSTAGNNRLGGDDFDKVIVDFILDDFRKSYGIDLKSDKMAMQRLKDAAEKAKKDLSGVLETNISLPFISSSDSGPIHYESKITRAQFEKMSDHLLQKTLEPLRKAIKDSKLNISEIDEVLMVGGSTRIPAVKALVEKETNKKANTSINPDEVVAIGASIQAGVLSGNVKDVLLLDVTPLSLGIETLGGVMTKLIDRNTTIPTSKSQIFSTADDNQPQVDINILQGERSMSFDNKSLGRFTLSGIEPAPRGIPQIEVTFSIDANGIVSVKAKDKKTNKEQSITISNSGSLSEKEIDQMIKEAEINREKDQKLKEEIETINEAQTLVNELEKSLNDPEKSKQFTDQQKEESNKQLDEFKKLIEEKNISELKMKLDQIRQLAAQFKNMQDMNLNNQNNDANNQTENDQKDSKESEEEVIDVKEEN
- a CDS encoding nitroreductase family protein: MDLLTQIKKRKATKEYNPNKKIAKETLKYIFNFINSAPTSMGIEHWRLLSVRSLDVKKKIVDGFMEGNKQKFLDSSDALIFITKNKEWFRDQKNHQELQKIIKAKSKAYMEEFSIKSSPEKINEIVEAEIKSLRTGKNLNVLVDDITEWSKRQAYIALGYTLVISALKDINSTPMEGFTEKLKELLLKEKLISKEESVSVCCLLGYIDNTKHPTIGNKQLRIDSKEKFTVK